The genomic window CCGAACAGCTTAAGAAGGTGGTTTTAGAGGTGGTTAGATGAAGAGGGTAATAGCGGGAGCTATAGGAAATTGCATCCACATCGCTGGCGTTGTTAACTTTCTTCGCTTGGCTGAGAGTCTCGGCTATGAGACGATTTTCCTTGGTCCGGCAGTTCCCGTTGAGGATTTTGTAAAGGCTATAGAGGAGTTCAACCCGGATATCGTGGGAGTGAGCTATCGCCTTACGCCGGAAGTCGGGGAGAAACTTTTATCCGAGTTTCAACAACTGATAGAAAAGAGGAAGCTAAGGGAAGGCAGAGTGTTCCTATTTGGTGGGACGCCTCCAGTTTGTGATGTAGCGGCGAAAATAGGTATATTCAGCGCTGTTTTCACTGGTTTGGAGCCCCAAGAAGAAATTTTAGCGATACTAAAAGGTGAAAAGAGAGAGGAAAAGGAAGAGGATTTCGGTAACACTCTACTTGAGAGAATAAGAAAGAAACATCCCTACCCAATTCTACGCCATCATCTTGGTCTACCATCCCTTGAGGAAACCATATCAGCCGCTCGCAAGGTAGCATTAGCGAAGGTTTTAGATGTTATCTCCATAGCCCCAGACCAAAATGCACAGGAGCATTTCTTCCGTCCTCAGGAGATGGACCCTGCTCTTGATGGAGCTGGTGGTGTGCCCATTCGGGCGCCAGAACATCTGCTCGCTATTTTTGAAGCCACACGTTGTGGAAATTTCCCCCTTTTACGCATCTATTCCGGGACAAACGACTTGGTGAAATGGGCGGAGCTGGCTCAGCAGACTATAAGAAACGCCTGGGCGGCAATCCCTTTATTCTGGTATAGCCTCTTGGATGGACGCTCTAAAAGACCGCTTCTCCAAGCTATAAGGGAGAATCAAGAGGGGATTAAATGGCATGCGGAGAGGGGGATTCCCGTTGAAATAAACGACCCCCATCAATGGGGATTAAGGGATGCCCACGATGCCCTTGAGGTAGCCGATGCCTACCTCTGCGCCTATAACGCTAAACGCTTGGGAGTTACTCATTATGTCGCCCAATACATGCTTAACACACCTCCTCATATCTTCGGCTCAATGGATTTGGCTAAAACTTTGGCGAAGATCGAAATGGTTGAATCCTTACACGATGATAATTTCACCACTTTCAGACAAGTTAGAACTGGACTCCTTTCTCTTTCCCCAGACTTAAACATAGCCAAAGGTCAATTGGCTTCCTCAATAACCCTTTCCCTTGCTTTGAGACCGTACATAATCCATATAGTGGGCTACTGCGAGGGTGACCACGCAGCGGGAGCGGAGGAGATAATTGAATCCTGTAAGATTGCGAGGGGGGTTATTGGAAACTATTTGTTCGGTTTACCCGATATGACGAGGGACCCAATCGTGCAGGAAAGGAAGAGGCAATTGATTCAAGAGGCGAAGCTGATAATAGAATTCATCAAATTGCTTGGAGGAGGGCGAGAGGACGCTCTAATTGACCCTGAGGTTTTAGCGAATGCTGTGAAGTTAGGCATCCTTGACGCTCCGCACCTCAAAGGCAATCCTGAGGGAGCGGGAATTGTGGAAACGCGAGTTATAGGTGGAGCAGTTTATGCCATTAACCCCAAAACAAAAGAACCAATGACGGAAAGGGAAAGGTTGCTCTTTCTGATAGAAGAAGGAAGATTGCCCCCTGAGGTTGCTGAGAAAGGGAAGGAATTGCTCGTTTCGTTTCCCATGGATAAGGTCATTCCCCCCTTGAAGAGAAAAGGAAAGGATTATGAGAAGAGACATAGATAAAATCCTGTTCCCCATTTTCCTCCTCCTTGTTTTACTCCTTTTCGGTAGTTCTTATTGCGAAGCCGAGCAAAGGATAGGGAAATGGGATTTGTTTGAGCTTTCTATAAAGGGAGGAAAATTTTACGACAACCCTTTCAAAGATGTTTACTTAATAGGCGAATTTGTTCATTCAAAAAGTAAAAGAACGCTCAAGATTTTCGGTTTCTACGATGGCGGGTTGATATGGAAAATCCGATTTATGCCGGATGAGGAGGGGGAATGGAGCTATAAAATATATTTTTCCGATTCCTCAAATAAGACAGTAGAAGGGAAATTTGTTTGTGTTCCCTCCAAGATTAAGGGACCTTTGCGTGTATATCCTAAAAATAAGATATGGTTGAGCTATTCTGATGGAACTCCTTTCTATATGTTTGCGTTCTGTTTGGGAATGGTGGATAGCTTGCCCGACCTAAATGTCTTGGATGAAACGCTTGACTTTATCAGAAGCTACGGCTTCAACACAATCGTTGGTCCCCATATCGGCATAAGCCAGATACCAGGAGTCAGCTATCGTGCTCCCTGGATTAATACAGGGGAAGGTCTGGATTTTTCTCGCTACGACCTCCACTTCTGGCGAAATATGGACAAAGTAATCCTTGCCCTGAAAAAGAGAAATATGTTTCTTATACCCTTCAGCATATTCGGTGGAACAAACGGGGTGCCGAGAATGCCGATGGATGAATGGGAAAATTTCATTAGGTATTGGACTGCTCGCTGGGCGGGTTTTTACAATGTAACTTTCCAACCTATATCGGAATGGGAAGAGGGTTTTAAAGCTGAGGAAGTGATGGAAATTCTCCAATTGATAAGGAAATACGACCCCTGGAAAAGACTGATAAGCGTTCATTCCTGGGATTATAGCAAAAGGGCACCTCAAATTTGTCGCTCCCTTGCTTATGATTATTTCACTTTACAGGATAAGCTGACGGATTGGAATTACGGGAAATATAGGAATGTAATGGAAGAAATGAGAAAAGTGGCGGAGAAGCCAATCCTTGCCCACGAGTGTATTTGGGAAGGCAACATTTATCAGAAGGAAGCGGGACTAGATGTTGATAATTTGAGAAGGGGGTCTTGGACAATCATATTGAGTGGAGCTTATCTCGCCTATGGGGACGATGTTGAGCCGCCGAGGAAAGTAGGTAGGGGAGGTGGACAGCCGATGTTCAGCACTTGGGGAGCTCTAATGAAACCAGCTGGACTCCTTTATCCCCATTTAAAATTTATGTTCCAAGTTCTTAGCTCCATTCCCTGGTGGAAGATGAGACCATATTATGAGATAGAGAGGGGGAAGAATGTAGCTTGCATGGCATCTGAAGATAAAACTAATCTTATAATCTATCTTCCCGAAGGTGGAGAGGCGGAGATAAAAGGTGTTTCTGGCAGATTTGAGGTGAGATACCTTGACCCACTCTCCTTCAAGGAAATAAAAAAGGAGGAACATAATTCTAAAGAGGGAAGAATTAGACTATTGACTGACAAGGAGACGATATTTATCCTTGAGAGGAAAAGATAAAAGGAGGCGATAGATGTGGATTTGCTCAGCACAATCAAGGGTTCGCTTTTGGAGAATTTCTTTCCCAAGGGTTGGGATTTGGAGAAGATAGATAGATGCTGTTCAAATCCTCCAGATGCGATAACGGAGAGGCAGGCTTGGTGGCATAAGGATTTCAAACCCGTTCCCTGTGAAACGCTTGAGGAGTTCAACATGAAGATGGGACACGAGATAGCGGTTGAGATTTGTGAGGCAAAGGAAAGAGGGCAAAAGCTTATTTTAATCCTCCCTGTAGGTCCTATGGGGATGTATAAGTGGGTTGTTTATTTCCTCAAGGAATGGGGAGTGGACTGCAAACATATCTACGGTTTCAATATGGACGAATGGAGCGATAAGGATGGTAATACCCTGCCGCCCACTGCTCCGGGAGCCTTCCAAAACGCAATGGAGAATGCTTTTTATGGACCATTGGGAGATTTCACTGTCCCGGAAAATCAGCGTTTCTTCGCCACGAAGGAGCTTCTTCCGAAATATCCGGAGAAAATTGGTGAATTAAGAGAAGAAGGGGCGAGGATGGTTCTCGTGTTCGGCATCGGAAGGGTTTTCCACATAGCTTTTTGGGAGCCTCATTTCGCGGAAGAATTCTCCTCCGTGGACGAGTGGAAAAGACAGGAATACAGATTGGGGGCGAAGCTTCATCCCTTGACGATAGAGCAGAATGCGATAACGAGCTTCAAGAGCAGGACAACCCTTGTCCCATGCTTTGCCAACACTATCGGACCGGGAATCTTCCTGAAGGCGGATAAGATAATAGGAGGGGCTGATGGAGCCCTTGGAAGGGGTATGATGTGGCAGGGGATGAGCCTTTGGGTTACTTTGAGATATGGACCCGATATATGGGTTCCGAGCAGCTTTATGCCCACCCTCCCCGGCAAGCTGTTCTTCCTCAAGGAGCTCGCCGGTCCTCTAATCCCTGAATGTAATTGAAGGGGAGGGATGAGAGAATGAGGGTTTTAGCTGTTGGCGCTCACCCTGATGACCTTGAGATACTTTGCGGAGGGACGCTCGCCAAATTCGCCAAGCGAGGAGATGAAGTGATTATGGCTCATCTTTGCAGCGGCAATATGGGTGGAAGGGATATAGAGCCTGAGGAGCTGGCGAGGATAAGGGATGAGGAGGCTAAAAGAGCGGGAGCGGTGATTGGTGCGGAGGTCTTGGGACCTATAGCTGGCGACCTTGACCTTTATCCAACGAAGGAAATGCGTCTGAAAGTCGTTGATATAATAAGGATTGCGAAGCCCGACTTAATCATAACGCATAGTCCAAACGATTACATGCCCGACCACACGATAACATCTCAACTCGTCTTTGAAGCTTCCTTCACCGCTACGCTCCCCTTGTTCAAAACCGAGCAGCCAGCGTATGAGCCCATCGTCCCAATTTACTATATGGATACCCTCGCTGGGATAGGCTTTGAGCCAACTGAGTATGTTGATATAACGGATTTCTTTGAGCTAAAGAAGAAGATGCTATTGTGTCACGAGAGCCAATATAAGTGGTTGAGCGGGCATCATCAATCCGACCCTTTGAACTTGATAGAGACGATGGCTAAATTCCGAGGGCTTCAATGCGGGGTCCTCTACGCTGAGGCTTTTAGACCAGCAAATCTTTGGGGAAGGCTGAGGGCAGAGAGACTGCTTCCCTAAGAGAATATGTAAGGAGTGTCTGCCCGAATACCTTTAGCCATTTATTATTCTCTCCAAAGCCATTCGTATTTCTCCTTCAGCTTCTCCAGGTCAACATTCTCGCCGAATTTGTCTATGAAAATTAAGATGTTTGCATCGTCCGAATTCTCAACTACATAGTCTAAATATTCATTAGTTGAGGAAAAATCAATTCCTATCTTGCCCGCTCCGCCAATGCGAGGGATGAGGAGACATGTATCCTTCAAGACCTCAACCGCCTTGGGATAATCGGTTTCGGTGACGCCCATATCAACCCCCCTTAGCTTGTTTATTTTCTTCAAGTTCTCGTAATTGAAGGCGAAGTTTCCGCAGGAGTGGACGTGAAGCCCGTTAAAAGCATCTGCGAGCTTTTGATTGTAAGGGAGGGCGAATTCCTCATATAAGTGAGGGGAGACAACCGCTACGAGGTCCTCGCTTATGGAAATCCCCCAATCCTCCGGCACCCAAACTCCAGGACAATGGTTGGGGATGAACTCCTCACAGAGTTCCTTCTGCATCGGTACAAAATCTATAATGAGCTCGGTTACCATGTCAAGGAGGGTATGAACGGCATCCGGGGCGGTATACATAGCGGTTAAGAAGGAGGAGTATTCCCAAATCAGGGAGGCGGTATCAAGAGGTCCTTGAATATCCGTCATCCTTATGGGCAATTCTCCGTTTGTTTTCTCCACCATAAATTTGGTCAAATCAAGTACATCCTTTAGAAGCCCGCCCGTGGGTTCAGGCTCCTTCAATTTATAAACATCATCGGGTTCGTGAACGATTGGCTTAGTCCAGGGTTGTTCAACCTCGGGATAAATAACCTCACAACCAAATGCTGACGCCAGAACGCCAGTTCCAAGATAGGGGAAAAGATGGGGAATGTAATCATCTTTGAGTTGGCTGCGCAATTTTATCTCGTAGAGCTGAGATTTAAGCATCAAGTCCCAATTCATAAACCATTCTCTTGTGCTCGCAGGAGGTGGTCTATCGGGGTCGTTTTCCTCTCCACTGGCGAAACCATTGAGCATATAACCCGGTCTATCAACTTTTTCAAGCTTCCAAAGGCGGGTTAGGAAGTCCTTCCTTTCCTCTATTTCCGATTCATCAAACCACTTCATGGCTCTACTCCTTGATTTGTCCTGCGCTATCTTTCACTGTTTTCGCAGGAAGAATAACAAAGCTAAACGGATCAGATTGGGAGATGGAGAATAACATAGAAGGTGAGAAAAAGGATAGAGATTCTTCCGACTTTCTCATCAGAGCCAAGCATATACCGACCAACTTTCCATCCAGTGTGAATATAGGGCTACCTGGTGAGAAGTCGCTCATAGGGAGAAAATATTTCCTCGGCTTATTTATTATCCCTCCTATCTTTGAAATGGAGACGAAAATAGCCCTATCTTGCTCTTCTCCCAGCCTTTGGATTCCTATCACTTCGTCAATCAATTCGGGCTCTGCTGAGTTATCCAAATCCACACATTCCAACTCAACGCTTTTATCCGTTGGTCTGATGAAGACGAGGTCGAGCTTATCGTCTCTGAGAACGATTTTCCCATCTATCTCCCTATTATCGGGCAAGATTATCTTCACGCTTGTTATCTCGCTTTTCATCTGGTAACCGCTTTCCCCAAACATCTGCTGAAAAACCTTTGATGGGTCTATTGAGGATGAGGAGGTAGCGATGGTGCCTTTTTTATCTATAACCGTCCCTATTACCTCGTATTTCATCTCCTCCTTGCTTGTTTCCTGCCCCTGAAAGACGCTCCATTCCTTAACAATCACTCTAACCGTTACAACGGCGTTTTTGTAAGTATCCACGACTTTCTTCACCATTTCTTTCTCAACCTGGGCGTAAACACCCATCGCGAACAGCAAACAAAGCAAAACCAAAAAAGTCTTTTTCATTCTTTCACCTCCCAAACTTGTTTTCTAATTTCAATGAACTTGTGCTCAGTATCCCTCTCTATATAGAAAACCAAGTCCTGTTTTGCCTTCTTTAGTTCCTCCAGCGTGTTTTTGAATTCCTCTACATTTTTCGCCTTCTTTCCGTTAACCTCCAATATTATATCGCTCACGCCCAAACCCGCTATTGAAGCCCATCCACCTTCCTCTATCCCCTCAATTATGACCCCTTCTTTCCCTTCTTCCATTTCCTTCACATCCTCAAAGCATAAATCTCTAACTGTCATCCCTAAATTACTATCCTTATATTTCGCTACCTCATCCCTTCCCCTCGGCTCTTCAATCAACCTAACCCTTTCTATCGTTTCCTGTCCATCTCTCATCAAGGTAAGCTCTATCTCTTCACCAACAGAATAATCCGTTAGCCTCTCAAAGAAGACAGCCTTATCGGCTGGCGACCTTATGGGAAGACCCTCACCATTTATTTCCACAATGATATCTCCTACTTTTAGAGGAAAAGCCTTATCCTTTGTGAAAACCTCGGTAACAATAACTCCTCTTTTCTTGATACCCAGCTTTCCCCTCAGGTCATCCGTAAGGCTTTGCACCGATATCGGCAACCAACCCTTCTTCGCGTAGGGAGGAGTTTCAGTTTCCTTCTCCTCCTTCAAATGAAGAACAGTGAGCATCTTTTCCTTCTTCCTTTCAAAACGGACAAGAACATCCGCATCGCCCTTTATCTCGCTCAATATTTTTTCTAAATCCTCTATATTCTTCACCTTTTTCCCGTCTATCTCTACTATAACATCCTTTTCCATTATCGCCGGCTTCGCCTCCCCGCAAGCTCCTCCCGGTCTCACTCCCGTCACAACAACACCCTCCCTTGAATCCCTTTTAAGCTCCATAGCCTCTTTGAGCGATATATCCCTCGCTGTTATCCCCAATCTTCTTATCTCCTTCGTTTTGCAATAAGTGCTTTCTCTTTTAACCGGTTTCAAGAAAACGACCCTCTTTAGCCCTTTCCTCAAGAGGAGAATCCTCGTGAATCCATCAAGGGGAAGCTGGGAGGTCAATTGATTGAATTCCGGTATATCCTCAATCGTAGCCACTTTGACATTTTTATCTCCGATTTGGAGGATTATATCGCCAGGAAGGATTCCCGCTTTCTCAGCCGGCGAACCCTTAATCACTCCCGAAACTAACACTCCCTCCTTCATTCGCGAGGTCGTTAGCAGGGGTTGGATTTCAATTCCCAGCCAACTCCTCGTTATCTCCTTCTTTTTAATCAGCTCCTCTGCTATTTTCTTCGCTATATTCCCTGGTATCGCTCCTCCCAAGCCTATCGCTATCTCGTTCACGCCCACTATTTCCCCCTCAAGATTGAGGAGCGGACCTCCGGAGTTCCCCGGGTAGATTGGAGCGTCGTGTCCTATCCATGTTATCATACTTCCCACATTTTCTCCTTCAATTTCCACTTCCTCTCCCCGAAATATCTCCGGGATGACGAGCCTCGTGTTGCTGACGATTCCAAGCGTGAGAGATTGAGAGAGGGCGTAGGGGCTCCCCGCTGCTATCACCCAATCCCCGACCCTCAGTTTAGAGGAATCGCCGAATTTAGCGGTGGGGAATTTTCTATCTGATTTAAGCTTGATTATAGCGAGGTCTGTAAGGGGGTCGCCGGCGTAATATTCTCCGTCTATCTTCTCCCCGTCCCACATAATGCATCTCACATACTTGGCGTTTCCTGCGACATGATAGTTAGTGAGGACATAGCCATCGGGATGGATTATCGTCCCGCTTCCGCTGACCTCCATCTTTATCTCCTTCCCCTGTTGATAGTAGGGAAGGACGGCAAATATCTTCACGATGGATGGTTTTATTTTTTCCGCGACCAGCTTGGCTTTCTCCTGAACGCTCTGGGGAATTTCCCTTTGAGGAAAAGCCACTAAGGAAAATAGAAAGAGATGCAGGAGGAAAAATCCTCTAACAATCCTCACTCCTCTAATAGGTTTGAGGTTACTGACTTTTTCCATTTCTCCTCTCTCAAAAGATTACATTTAGCCGAACATCAACCTGTTTATCACTGGCCAAGCGAGGTCAGCGTAATTGCGGTGTCCCCCAGGACCGACAACGAGTTGAACTCTTTCGGGATAGCCAGCCTTTTCATAAATCAACTTAGCTTTCTCGTAAGCCTTCCTAACACCGTGGATGGGGAAAATGGGGTCTTGTTCTCCCGCGACGATGACGAATGGGCGTGGCGCTATCAATCCAGCAAGGTCCTCCTCCCCGAAATACTGGAGCGCTCCTGGGATGTAATTATCAGCGCAGTGATATATGGTCATAATGGAATCTTCGTAAGTGCAAAAGGCACAAATAACGACCGAGAGGGTGATTCTCGGCTCTATGCAGGAGGCATAAAAAGTCACCGTTCCTCCTCCAGATTCCCCCATACAGCCAATCTTCCTCCTGTCAACGAAGGGAAGCTGATAGAGAAGGTCTATACCCCTCATCACATCCGCTATTCTTTCGGCGGTGAAGGTGTGCCCAAGCATCAAGGCGTGCATAACCGCATCGTGGCAGGTATGAGGAGCGAGCATCTTTTGAAGCTTTTCCCTTCTCTCTCCAAAAGCCCTCTGCTCAATTGCGAGGGCAACATAGCCGTTTTTCACTGCTTGAATGGCGAAATCTCTGTCCTGAGCTATGTTTTCCTCGTCTTCTTTATTGTATGCTCTTCCTATAGAGATATGGGCGCCTGGAGAATGCCCTTGGAGGCAAACCATAGCAGGATATTTTTTCTTTTTTTCCTTTGGGACGAGTAGATAAGCGAGGACAAGGACATCCGGCGTGTTGTAGAAGGAAATCTTCTTCAGCGAATACTCCGGTGTATCTTCTTCCTCTAAAATCTTATATTCCACCGGTCCTTCGTCCTTATAAATTGGTCCGAGCAGTTGCTTCAGCTTTCTCCTCAATTTTGTCTGCCAAGTCTTGAACTCTACATTAGGGGAGAAGGCGAGGGATTTCCTCGCTTTCTCCATCAAGCGGAGATGAAAATATGAGGGGGAAAGTTTCTTCAGTTCTTCTTCCGTCATTTTAACATCCTCTCCTTTCTATTCCACATTATAAACAACATCAAAAATTCGGTAAATAATGTTTATATGTCTAAGGGGTTGAAATAAAGCATTTATTCGGTATAATTTTTTATGATGAAGAATTCCAAATAGCGAGGTGTTTAGGCTGATGAAGAAGGATATCCATCCCAAATATGTAGAATCCGTCGTCACCTGTGCTTGTGGCTATACCTTTAAGACCATATCCACGAAGCCCCAAATAAGAGTGGATATGTGCTGGCGCTGCCATCCCCTATTTTCTCAGCTATTGAAAGAACAACAGCAAAAGAGCGGGAAGTGAACAATAAGAATTGAGCAATTTCCTCTTAGGTGGCTCAGCGGTGTTGGAGGGTGTTATGATTTTCTCCCCTTATTGTTATGCTGTTGCCTGTAGGAAAGGGGAGG from bacterium includes these protein-coding regions:
- a CDS encoding DUF5060 domain-containing protein produces the protein MRRDIDKILFPIFLLLVLLLFGSSYCEAEQRIGKWDLFELSIKGGKFYDNPFKDVYLIGEFVHSKSKRTLKIFGFYDGGLIWKIRFMPDEEGEWSYKIYFSDSSNKTVEGKFVCVPSKIKGPLRVYPKNKIWLSYSDGTPFYMFAFCLGMVDSLPDLNVLDETLDFIRSYGFNTIVGPHIGISQIPGVSYRAPWINTGEGLDFSRYDLHFWRNMDKVILALKKRNMFLIPFSIFGGTNGVPRMPMDEWENFIRYWTARWAGFYNVTFQPISEWEEGFKAEEVMEILQLIRKYDPWKRLISVHSWDYSKRAPQICRSLAYDYFTLQDKLTDWNYGKYRNVMEEMRKVAEKPILAHECIWEGNIYQKEAGLDVDNLRRGSWTIILSGAYLAYGDDVEPPRKVGRGGGQPMFSTWGALMKPAGLLYPHLKFMFQVLSSIPWWKMRPYYEIERGKNVACMASEDKTNLIIYLPEGGEAEIKGVSGRFEVRYLDPLSFKEIKKEEHNSKEGRIRLLTDKETIFILERKR
- a CDS encoding trypsin-like peptidase domain-containing protein: MKKTFLVLLCLLFAMGVYAQVEKEMVKKVVDTYKNAVVTVRVIVKEWSVFQGQETSKEEMKYEVIGTVIDKKGTIATSSSSIDPSKVFQQMFGESGYQMKSEITSVKIILPDNREIDGKIVLRDDKLDLVFIRPTDKSVELECVDLDNSAEPELIDEVIGIQRLGEEQDRAIFVSISKIGGIINKPRKYFLPMSDFSPGSPIFTLDGKLVGICLALMRKSEESLSFFSPSMLFSISQSDPFSFVILPAKTVKDSAGQIKE
- the rpmE gene encoding 50S ribosomal protein L31, which produces MKKDIHPKYVESVVTCACGYTFKTISTKPQIRVDMCWRCHPLFSQLLKEQQQKSGK
- a CDS encoding PIG-L family deacetylase is translated as MRVLAVGAHPDDLEILCGGTLAKFAKRGDEVIMAHLCSGNMGGRDIEPEELARIRDEEAKRAGAVIGAEVLGPIAGDLDLYPTKEMRLKVVDIIRIAKPDLIITHSPNDYMPDHTITSQLVFEASFTATLPLFKTEQPAYEPIVPIYYMDTLAGIGFEPTEYVDITDFFELKKKMLLCHESQYKWLSGHHQSDPLNLIETMAKFRGLQCGVLYAEAFRPANLWGRLRAERLLP
- a CDS encoding PDZ domain-containing protein, encoding MEKVSNLKPIRGVRIVRGFFLLHLFLFSLVAFPQREIPQSVQEKAKLVAEKIKPSIVKIFAVLPYYQQGKEIKMEVSGSGTIIHPDGYVLTNYHVAGNAKYVRCIMWDGEKIDGEYYAGDPLTDLAIIKLKSDRKFPTAKFGDSSKLRVGDWVIAAGSPYALSQSLTLGIVSNTRLVIPEIFRGEEVEIEGENVGSMITWIGHDAPIYPGNSGGPLLNLEGEIVGVNEIAIGLGGAIPGNIAKKIAEELIKKKEITRSWLGIEIQPLLTTSRMKEGVLVSGVIKGSPAEKAGILPGDIILQIGDKNVKVATIEDIPEFNQLTSQLPLDGFTRILLLRKGLKRVVFLKPVKRESTYCKTKEIRRLGITARDISLKEAMELKRDSREGVVVTGVRPGGACGEAKPAIMEKDVIVEIDGKKVKNIEDLEKILSEIKGDADVLVRFERKKEKMLTVLHLKEEKETETPPYAKKGWLPISVQSLTDDLRGKLGIKKRGVIVTEVFTKDKAFPLKVGDIIVEINGEGLPIRSPADKAVFFERLTDYSVGEEIELTLMRDGQETIERVRLIEEPRGRDEVAKYKDSNLGMTVRDLCFEDVKEMEEGKEGVIIEGIEEGGWASIAGLGVSDIILEVNGKKAKNVEEFKNTLEELKKAKQDLVFYIERDTEHKFIEIRKQVWEVKE
- a CDS encoding cobalamin B12-binding domain-containing protein — protein: MKRVIAGAIGNCIHIAGVVNFLRLAESLGYETIFLGPAVPVEDFVKAIEEFNPDIVGVSYRLTPEVGEKLLSEFQQLIEKRKLREGRVFLFGGTPPVCDVAAKIGIFSAVFTGLEPQEEILAILKGEKREEKEEDFGNTLLERIRKKHPYPILRHHLGLPSLEETISAARKVALAKVLDVISIAPDQNAQEHFFRPQEMDPALDGAGGVPIRAPEHLLAIFEATRCGNFPLLRIYSGTNDLVKWAELAQQTIRNAWAAIPLFWYSLLDGRSKRPLLQAIRENQEGIKWHAERGIPVEINDPHQWGLRDAHDALEVADAYLCAYNAKRLGVTHYVAQYMLNTPPHIFGSMDLAKTLAKIEMVESLHDDNFTTFRQVRTGLLSLSPDLNIAKGQLASSITLSLALRPYIIHIVGYCEGDHAAGAEEIIESCKIARGVIGNYLFGLPDMTRDPIVQERKRQLIQEAKLIIEFIKLLGGGREDALIDPEVLANAVKLGILDAPHLKGNPEGAGIVETRVIGGAVYAINPKTKEPMTERERLLFLIEEGRLPPEVAEKGKELLVSFPMDKVIPPLKRKGKDYEKRHR
- a CDS encoding acetylxylan esterase, giving the protein MTEEELKKLSPSYFHLRLMEKARKSLAFSPNVEFKTWQTKLRRKLKQLLGPIYKDEGPVEYKILEEEDTPEYSLKKISFYNTPDVLVLAYLLVPKEKKKKYPAMVCLQGHSPGAHISIGRAYNKEDEENIAQDRDFAIQAVKNGYVALAIEQRAFGERREKLQKMLAPHTCHDAVMHALMLGHTFTAERIADVMRGIDLLYQLPFVDRRKIGCMGESGGGTVTFYASCIEPRITLSVVICAFCTYEDSIMTIYHCADNYIPGALQYFGEEDLAGLIAPRPFVIVAGEQDPIFPIHGVRKAYEKAKLIYEKAGYPERVQLVVGPGGHRNYADLAWPVINRLMFG
- a CDS encoding glucosamine-6-phosphate isomerase; amino-acid sequence: MDLLSTIKGSLLENFFPKGWDLEKIDRCCSNPPDAITERQAWWHKDFKPVPCETLEEFNMKMGHEIAVEICEAKERGQKLILILPVGPMGMYKWVVYFLKEWGVDCKHIYGFNMDEWSDKDGNTLPPTAPGAFQNAMENAFYGPLGDFTVPENQRFFATKELLPKYPEKIGELREEGARMVLVFGIGRVFHIAFWEPHFAEEFSSVDEWKRQEYRLGAKLHPLTIEQNAITSFKSRTTLVPCFANTIGPGIFLKADKIIGGADGALGRGMMWQGMSLWVTLRYGPDIWVPSSFMPTLPGKLFFLKELAGPLIPECN